Sequence from the Priestia megaterium genome:
CGTATCTTTTCTAATCGTTCTCCACGTTGTTTTAAGACCGGCATAGCTACCAATTGCAGCGTATCCATAAAAATATCCCATAAACAATCCGGCAATAATATGATGAGGGTGACTGATAAATACTAAAAAAAGCACGCCAACAGCTAAAGCAATAGTCGGAACATATTGCTTTTTAGGATGGAAAAGCCATTTGATCAGCTGAGTCACGATTAATACAACAGGAACACCAATGACTGCGTCCCAAAAATTTGTATGAATTGTAGGGAAATCCATATTCAAGCACCTCGTTAAATGTGTTAGATGTAAGGTTATCTATGCTGCTTACCTTAAAACACTTCAATTAGTTATGAGGTGCTCCAGGTGAATAATAATAAGGTGGAATTTTAAGCCAGCCTTTTTGCTGCATTAGACTTTTTACTTTTGATCCTAATATGACCTTTTCAGTGTGGAATTTTAGCCACATCAATCCAATATCGGTTCTAATAGACTGTCCCATATTCGTGCTGCACATGACGATATTAGAAGCAATTTTTACAGATATTAAGTTAGCAATTTCAGAATCCGTTGCTTTTGCTCCTAATGGAATGCTGTTAGGGTCGGATTTTGGCTTGGTAGCCGGTATTTCAGGAAGCAGGATTCCTTCTTTAACCATTAATTTTTTTAATGTATCAATCTGAGATTCAGCCAGGTTTTTTGAGTCTTGAATAAGCTTAAGCAGTTCACTGTTGGTTGTTGTATTAAGACAGGTTTCTAAGGCAGGTACTTCTTCCGCTAAAGCAGTGAAATATAACCAGCATCCCATAGCCTCACCAATATGTGGGGGAGGGGGCGAATCATCTGTAGAAGAGTTCTTTATATAATCAAGTAGTGTCTCAATGACGTTAATCATAACTTTTCACCCTTTATATAGTTTATGCATCTTCATTATTGCCTTCAGCAGAAAAGGATAAACACAGCTAAGAAATGTTACATATAAAATTGATTATTATGAGTGGAAGGAAAAGCATCTCATGCAGCAATTTATAATGATGACAGTACATTTACTGTCATCACATCTAAAGGTATAAAAATTGTGGCAATGCATAATAAATATGCTGGTGCTAGAAAATGAAGTAAATAGAAAAAATCTCCTTGCTCATCAAGGAGATTTTTATCTCGAGTATTATATAGTTTTTCTCCGATGCTCTCTCCATAAAGAAGTTAATTCCTCTGACCAATATTTATAATCAAATACCGTTATATTTTTGCTAGGCATAAAAACATTCAACAGCCAATTAACCCTTAATTTGTCTCTGACGCCTATCGTTTTATCATTTTTACAGCAGCCTTCATCACAAGGTTTATCGTGTATCTTGTAAGGAATATTTTTAACGACCAACCCATCTTTTACGCGTTTTGTGTACTCAATTCCTATAATCAAATATATCACTCCTCACAGTAACTCTTATCTTCATAATCATATGTATGAATAACTTCTTTAATGAAAAGGTAAGAAGGGAGGAAGACAAAAATAAAAAAGCCCTGCTGTAGGGCTTTTAGATTAAGCAACTTTTGATGCAACGACGATTACTTTACCGTGATCTAATTCTTCTTCATAGCGTTCAGCTTCCGGCTGTGATAATCCTAATGAACGCATTTTGGCACGAAGCTCGTCTCCTCGAGAACGAAATACATTCGCAATTGCATCAAAAACACCTTGTTCAGAAAGACCAATGTTGTTTGTATTTGTTGCAGCTGTTAAATCCTCGGAGCGATCTTGATGGTGTGCAAGTAAATAAACTTCGTCTTTTGTAAATCCTTCACGCAAAAATTGTTCGATTGTATCTTTTGCCTGTACGCCATTTTCAACTACTTTTACATTTACCATTTCAAAAAACCTCCTTGTATGATAGACAACTTTCTCAAATACGTTGAGTAATGAAGAGAAGTTTAAGTAACTTATCTCCTTGTTTTGTGTATACACGTTATTGAAAGAGATAAAACCTATTTCATAAAATTGAGTTAAAAAGTCTAACATAGAGGAAGGGGAAGCAGCGCTGTTATTTTTAAGGAGAATCTGGCTAAGAATAAGCGGGAAGAGGCTTTAGCCAGCCTTTTTCTTGCATCGTTTTTTTTTTGACCTTTTAAGGTATAGTACAAACTGCAAAAAGCCTAGATCTTAACTGTTTAAGATCTAGGCTTTTTGCATACATAAAAATAGAGAAATTTAAGATGAAAGACGTTCTTTTTGTTTCTCATAAACAGAAGTAGACTCGTTCCATATATATCGACCATCTTGTAATTGAATGGTTGCGCTGAATGGACAGTCTATTGACGTTTGTCCGTCATCTAAACTACTTTCAAGTAAACTTTTTTTGAATCGAAGCAAATCTTCTTTTGAAGCAACTCGAAAAACCATTTCTAACATAAGATCATCATCTGATGCATTGTGTAATTGACTAATACTTTTGCGGAATTCTTTATTATATTGAAGCATAATTTTAATATCTGCTACGCAAGCAACACCAAACACATCTTTCACAACAGACTCAACCGTTAACTGCGTTGTCGAAGCATATGTTGAAATATTACGCTGTGGATTCTCTAAATAATAAATCGTTTCTACAGGATGTCTCGTGATAAGCACCTCTTTCCTATTCTTAAGTATACAGGAAAAAAGAATGGAATGGGGAAAGATTTTTAGGAAAGGAGTCCTGACATACATAAAAAGGCTGTTTGTGATAGGAAAGAGGGTTATAAATCGAGGGCTTTTCGCTTATCATTTTTGCTATATCCTTAAATCAACGAATTCTGTGCAACATCCCTTAAGATTTGATAAAATAAAATTCTACGTCTTAATTTCTTCCAATGGATTCCTCAACTACTATTTCTACTTATTTTAAAGGAGGACGCTATTTTGCAGTTTGAACAAGCATTAACACATTTACAGTCCTATTTTGGCTATGATTCGTTTCGAAAAGGACAGGAAGAGTCGATTCGTTATGTTTTAGAAGGGCACAATACCGCTTGTATTATGCCAACAGGGGGAGGGAAATCGCTTTGTTATCAAATTCCTTCATTATTATTAGAAGGAACGACACTGGTTATTTCTCCGTTGATTTCCTTGATGAAAGACCAAGTGGACACGCTGAACGCAGCTGGTATTCCGGCTACGTATATCAACAGCTCACTGACGCACACAGAGGTACAGCAGCGCTTAGAAGAAGTAGCGCTTGGCGAATATAAGTTGCTTTATGTAGCGCCGGAACGACTGGAGTCTCCGCAATTTTTAGAACAGCTTCAAATGCTTCCCATTCCGCTTGTAGCGGTAGATGAAGCGCACTGTATTTCACAGTGGGGTCATGATTTCAGACCGAGTTATTTGCGCATCAATGAACTAATCAGCAAGCTGTCTAACGCGCCTATTGTGATGGGGCTGACGGCTACTGCGACGCCTCAAGTGCGTGAAGATATTTGCCGAGCTCTTCATATTAATGAAGAGTACACGGTGATGACTGGGTTTGAACGTGAAAATTTATCGTTCGCTGTGGTAAAAGGTCAGGATCGAATCAGCTATATCGATCAGTATATCCGTAAAAATGACCAAGAAGCAGGCATTATCTATGCCGCTACGCGTAAGGATGTTGAAGAGCTTCATGCTAGATTGCAAAAGTCAGGAATTAACGTATCGAAATATCATGCCGGCATGAGCGCAAACAGCCGTGATGAAGAGCAGAACCGCTTTCTGCAAGATGATGTGCAGGTGATGGTGGCTACCTCTGCCTTCGGAATGGGGATCGATAAATCCAATATTCGCTTTGTTCTTCACTATCAGCTTCCGAAAAATATGGAAAGCTATTATCAAGAAGCAGGACGTGCTGGTCGTGACGGACTGCCAAGTGAGTGTATCGTGCTTTATTCACCTCAGGATATTCGCGTGCAGCGCTTTTTGATTGAACAGTCAACGTCGAATCCTAAAAAGCAGATTCAAGATCTTGAAAAGCTGCAAAATATGGTGAACTACTGTCATACAGAAGGCTGTTTGCAGGCGTATATTCTTCATTATTTTGGAGAAAGTGAAGCGCATGAGTGCGGCCGCTGCAGCAATTGTACGGATGATCGCGTGGAAATAGACGTAACGGTTGATACGCAAAAAGTATTATCTTGTATGATTCGTATGGGCGAACGCTTCGGTAAAATGATGATTGCTCAAGTATTAACGGGTTCTCGGAATAAAAAAGTAGTTGATTTTGGTTTTGATAAACTGAAAACGTACGGCGTCATGAGCGACCGGTCGGCTAAAGAAGTGAGCGATTTTATTGAGTATTTGATTTCAGAGCAGTTTATTTTAGTAGGACAAGGATCATTTCCTACCTTATCCGTAGCGGCCAAAGGAAAAGGCGCGCTTCTTGGGACGGAAAAAGTGATGAGAAAAGAACAAATGGAAGTGAAGCAAATCGTCCAAGATGACGAGCTGTTTGCTCATTTGCGTTCCGTTCGAAAGCAGCTGGCAGATGAAGCCGGCGTGCCTCCTTTTGTTATTTTTTCAGACGATACTCTTCATGATATGTGCGCAAAACTTCCGGTAACACTCCAGCAGTTCGCCACTGTAAAAGGAGTCGGAGAGCAAAAACAAGAGCGTTACGGAGAACGATTTACGACTGAAATCAAACAGTTTTGTGAGAAACATCCAGATCGAAAGCGAGAAGTATCAGCGCCTGCTCCAAAAAAAGCAAGAGCATCATCAAAAGAAGGGTCTCATTTGGTGACATATGAGCTATTTCAGCAAGGGAAATCGTTAGATGAAATAGCCGCAGAGCGTGAATTGAGCCGCATTACAATTGAAAATCATTTGTTTAAATGTGCGGAAGAAGAAAAAGAAATTGACTGGTCACCTTTTCTTTCAGAGGAGGACGAACAGCTTATTTTAGAAGCTGCTTCGTCAGTAGGTGATGAAAAGTTAAAACCAATTAAAGAAGAATTACCTGAAAACATCACTTATTTTATGATTAAAGTAGCGCTGTATAAACAAAAAATGAAGCAACTTTCTTAAACAAAAAGCTCCTATTATAAGGAGCTTTTTGTGTTGAATAAGCGAGTTTACTGATAAAATAAAAGATATAAATGTTTGAAAAATCAGATTAAAAAAAGGAGTACTGCACTGAGATGATTGAACGAGAGCTTGAAGCTATTTTGCATGCTTCTAACGACAATATCGTCATCACTGATGAAAAAGGGTGTATTTTACGAGCGAGTCAAAACTGCCGTGATATATACGGGTATGACGTGTCAGAGTTAGTCGGAGAAACCGTATACGAATTGCAAGACCGCGGGATATTTTCACCTTCCGTTACGATTGAAGTGTTAAAGAAAAAGAAAGAAGTACAGCTGATGCAAAAAACAGAAACGGGCAAAGTTGTAATGGCAACCGGTATTCCCGTGTACGATAAACATCAGTGTATGAAAAGAGTAATCAGCTTTTCACATGATTTAACAGAGCTTCAGCGCTTAAAAGAAAATTATCAGCAGCTCGAAGTGAAAATGAAAACATATCAGCTAGAAATGGAAGAGCTTCGGGAACGGCAGTCGAATGATATGGTCATACGAAGTCAATCGATGAAAAAGGTATGGTCCATTATTAATCGCGTGGCAGACAGTGATGCAACAGTTGTGTTGCTAGGTGAATCGGGTGTTGGTAAAACGGCTTTTGCCCGTGCTTTACACTATGGAAGTGAACGAAAAGAAGAGCCGTTTATTGAAATCAACTGCGGAGCCATTCCATCTAGTTTGTTTGAATCTGAAATGTTTGGATATGAAGCAGGATCTTTTACAGGTGCAAGTACAAAAGGGAAAATAGGAAAGTTTGAATTAGCACATAACGGTACGCTTTTTTTAGATGAAATAGGAGAGCTCCCTCTTGATATGCAAGTGAAGCTGTTAAAAGTGCTGCAAGAAAAAACAGTCACCAAAATTGGAAGTGAACGAGCCAAACACGTAAACTTCAGGCTGATTGTAGCAACAAATCAGCCGCTTGAGGAAATGGTCAAAAAAGGAACATTTCGCGAAGATTTATTTTATCGGCTACACGTTATTCCGATTACAATTCCTCCGCTTCGCGAGCGAAAAGAAGACATCGCGGCACTGCTTTATCATGTGTTACATAAACAAAATAAAAAATATAAAATGAAGAAATTTTTTCATGCAGAAGCATTAAATCAATTGGTTGAACATCAGTGGTCTGGAAATGTGCGCGAGCTTGAAAATACAATTGAACGCCTGGTGTTAACAACAGATGAAAACAGCATCTCGCCTAAAGACCTGCCGTTTTATGCAGAAAAGATCAAAAGTGAAAAAGAAGAATGGGAGACTCTTGATACGTTAACCTCTCAGGGAATGACGCTTCAGCAAGCACTTGCAGAAGTGGAGAAAAACTGGCTTGTTCGTGCTTATCGACAGTGTCAAACAACGTATGAAATGGCAGATGCATTAGGAGTCAGTCAGCCTACGGTTGTAAGGCGTTTACGAAAGTACAATATAAAATAATGAGGTTTTAATTCAAAATGAATTAAATGATTCAATACTGAATCAGTTTTTTTGTTTTGATTCTATTATGAATTAAAAATCGTCCATAATTGCACGAAATAGGGTGATAAAAATTGGCATGCATTTTGCATTAATAAAAAATATCTAAATAAAAAGCGTCAGTATCTAAGATGATGATACGGCGCTAATGAGTAAAACCCATTAGGAGGAATAAATCATGCCAAAGTATCAGCCGAAAAATTCATTTGAATCTCCGCGTTTTTGCGGACCTCGAACATTTATGAGACTTCCGTATGTAGAACAAGTAAATTCAGAAATGGATTTTATTGTGACGGGTATTCCCTTTGATTCAGGTCAATCTTTTCGAACAGGAGCACGTTTTGGGCCGGAAGCTATTCGAGATTTCTCCATTTTGCTTCGCCCGTATAACCCAGAACAAAAGATTAATATTTTTGATTACATTTCAGGCGTGGACTACGGTGATTTGGCAGTGGTTCCCGGGTATATTTTAGAAACGTATAAAAAAATTGAAGAAGGGCTAGCGCCGGTTGTTAATGAAGGAATTATTCCGATTTCACTGGGCGGTGATCATTCGATGACGCTTGGTGAACTTCGTGCAATCGCGAAAAAGCACGGACCGGTAGCGCTTTTACAGTTTGATGCTCATTCTGATACGTGGGATAGTTATTTTGAACAAAAATACAATCACGGTACGGTATTCAGACGAGCAATTGAAGAAGGGTTAATCGACGTATCGCGCTCGATTCAAATCGGTATGCGAGGCGGTCTGTACGGAATTGAAGATTTAGAAGATGCAAAGAACTTAGGCTTAGCTCTGTATACGACAAATGAATATAAAAAACTGGGCGTTGAAAGAATGCTAGATATTATTCATGAGCGTGTAAGGGAAGGACCTGTGTTTTTATCGTTTGACATTGACTTTTTAGATCCAGTTTATGCACCGGGAACGGGAACACCTGAAGTATCGGGTGCAAGTATTGAAGATGCGCTTCAATTCGTTCGTGGCTTAACAAATATTGATTTTGTCGGTTTTGATTTAGTAGAAGTACTGCCAGCT
This genomic interval carries:
- a CDS encoding sigma-54 interaction domain-containing protein, encoding MIERELEAILHASNDNIVITDEKGCILRASQNCRDIYGYDVSELVGETVYELQDRGIFSPSVTIEVLKKKKEVQLMQKTETGKVVMATGIPVYDKHQCMKRVISFSHDLTELQRLKENYQQLEVKMKTYQLEMEELRERQSNDMVIRSQSMKKVWSIINRVADSDATVVLLGESGVGKTAFARALHYGSERKEEPFIEINCGAIPSSLFESEMFGYEAGSFTGASTKGKIGKFELAHNGTLFLDEIGELPLDMQVKLLKVLQEKTVTKIGSERAKHVNFRLIVATNQPLEEMVKKGTFREDLFYRLHVIPITIPPLRERKEDIAALLYHVLHKQNKKYKMKKFFHAEALNQLVEHQWSGNVRELENTIERLVLTTDENSISPKDLPFYAEKIKSEKEEWETLDTLTSQGMTLQQALAEVEKNWLVRAYRQCQTTYEMADALGVSQPTVVRRLRKYNIK
- a CDS encoding DUF3231 family protein translates to MINVIETLLDYIKNSSTDDSPPPPHIGEAMGCWLYFTALAEEVPALETCLNTTTNSELLKLIQDSKNLAESQIDTLKKLMVKEGILLPEIPATKPKSDPNSIPLGAKATDSEIANLISVKIASNIVMCSTNMGQSIRTDIGLMWLKFHTEKVILGSKVKSLMQQKGWLKIPPYYYSPGAPHN
- a CDS encoding general stress protein, whose translation is MVNVKVVENGVQAKDTIEQFLREGFTKDEVYLLAHHQDRSEDLTAATNTNNIGLSEQGVFDAIANVFRSRGDELRAKMRSLGLSQPEAERYEEELDHGKVIVVASKVA
- the speB gene encoding agmatinase, which codes for MPKYQPKNSFESPRFCGPRTFMRLPYVEQVNSEMDFIVTGIPFDSGQSFRTGARFGPEAIRDFSILLRPYNPEQKINIFDYISGVDYGDLAVVPGYILETYKKIEEGLAPVVNEGIIPISLGGDHSMTLGELRAIAKKHGPVALLQFDAHSDTWDSYFEQKYNHGTVFRRAIEEGLIDVSRSIQIGMRGGLYGIEDLEDAKNLGLALYTTNEYKKLGVERMLDIIHERVREGPVFLSFDIDFLDPVYAPGTGTPEVSGASIEDALQFVRGLTNIDFVGFDLVEVLPAYDHGQITAAAAANIVYEFITLIALRKKAKEEEALLVKARD
- the recQ gene encoding DNA helicase RecQ, which encodes MQFEQALTHLQSYFGYDSFRKGQEESIRYVLEGHNTACIMPTGGGKSLCYQIPSLLLEGTTLVISPLISLMKDQVDTLNAAGIPATYINSSLTHTEVQQRLEEVALGEYKLLYVAPERLESPQFLEQLQMLPIPLVAVDEAHCISQWGHDFRPSYLRINELISKLSNAPIVMGLTATATPQVREDICRALHINEEYTVMTGFERENLSFAVVKGQDRISYIDQYIRKNDQEAGIIYAATRKDVEELHARLQKSGINVSKYHAGMSANSRDEEQNRFLQDDVQVMVATSAFGMGIDKSNIRFVLHYQLPKNMESYYQEAGRAGRDGLPSECIVLYSPQDIRVQRFLIEQSTSNPKKQIQDLEKLQNMVNYCHTEGCLQAYILHYFGESEAHECGRCSNCTDDRVEIDVTVDTQKVLSCMIRMGERFGKMMIAQVLTGSRNKKVVDFGFDKLKTYGVMSDRSAKEVSDFIEYLISEQFILVGQGSFPTLSVAAKGKGALLGTEKVMRKEQMEVKQIVQDDELFAHLRSVRKQLADEAGVPPFVIFSDDTLHDMCAKLPVTLQQFATVKGVGEQKQERYGERFTTEIKQFCEKHPDRKREVSAPAPKKARASSKEGSHLVTYELFQQGKSLDEIAAERELSRITIENHLFKCAEEEKEIDWSPFLSEEDEQLILEAASSVGDEKLKPIKEELPENITYFMIKVALYKQKMKQLS